In Cheilinus undulatus linkage group 14, ASM1832078v1, whole genome shotgun sequence, a genomic segment contains:
- the LOC121521653 gene encoding protein FAM177A1-like isoform X2, whose product MADISLYLTNVNVSIGQTMEVQQSPNQVKDFESVELGELNKREEQQREKVPRRIIHFSSGETMEEYSTDEEEGEDKEPERKDLLSSPVDASKLTWGPYFWFHMWRAATSTISACDYLGERMASLFGITSAKYQYAIDEYYRMKKEREEEKEENRLSEEAEQSFDQLQPQGDEDEAITVSDLPEVADHHPDVTYQVENENQAPSSTITVPAIVTAT is encoded by the exons ATGGCCGATATATCTTTGTATCTCACTAATGTTAATGTGTCTATAGGACAGACCATGGAGGTGCAGCAG AGCCCAAACCAGGTTAAAGACTTTGAGAGTGTGGAGCTGGGGGAGTTGAACaagagagaggagcagcagagggaGAAGGTTCCTCGAAGGATCATCCATTTCTCCAGTGGAGAGACCATGGAGGAGTACAGCACcgatgaagaggagggagaggacaAGGAGCCGGAGAGGAAAGACCTGCTGTCCTCCCCGGTCGATGCG TCAAAGTTGACATGGGGTCCATACTTCTGGTTTCACATGTGGAGAGCGGCCACATCAACCATCTCAG cctgtgactACCTGGGTGAGAGGATGGCCTCCCTGTTTGGGATTACATCAGCCAAATATCAATATGCCATTGATGAATACTACAGGATGAAGAAAGAG agggaggaagagaaagaagaaaaccGCCTGTCAGAAGAAGCTGAACAATCCTTCGACCAGCTGCAGCCTCAGGGGGATGAAGACGAAGCCATCACAGTGAGTGACCTGCCAGAGGTGGCTGACCATCACCCAGACGTGACCTATCAGGTGGAGAATGAAAATCAGGCACCTTCAAGCACTATCACAGTCCCTGCTATCGTCACAGCAACCTAA
- the LOC121521653 gene encoding protein FAM177A1-like isoform X1, whose amino-acid sequence MADISLYLTNVNVSIGQTMEVQQSPNQVKDFESVELGELNKREEQQREKVPRRIIHFSSGETMEEYSTDEEEGEDKEPERKDLLSSPVDAVRSKLTWGPYFWFHMWRAATSTISACDYLGERMASLFGITSAKYQYAIDEYYRMKKEREEEKEENRLSEEAEQSFDQLQPQGDEDEAITVSDLPEVADHHPDVTYQVENENQAPSSTITVPAIVTAT is encoded by the exons ATGGCCGATATATCTTTGTATCTCACTAATGTTAATGTGTCTATAGGACAGACCATGGAGGTGCAGCAG AGCCCAAACCAGGTTAAAGACTTTGAGAGTGTGGAGCTGGGGGAGTTGAACaagagagaggagcagcagagggaGAAGGTTCCTCGAAGGATCATCCATTTCTCCAGTGGAGAGACCATGGAGGAGTACAGCACcgatgaagaggagggagaggacaAGGAGCCGGAGAGGAAAGACCTGCTGTCCTCCCCGGTCGATGCGGTGAGG TCAAAGTTGACATGGGGTCCATACTTCTGGTTTCACATGTGGAGAGCGGCCACATCAACCATCTCAG cctgtgactACCTGGGTGAGAGGATGGCCTCCCTGTTTGGGATTACATCAGCCAAATATCAATATGCCATTGATGAATACTACAGGATGAAGAAAGAG agggaggaagagaaagaagaaaaccGCCTGTCAGAAGAAGCTGAACAATCCTTCGACCAGCTGCAGCCTCAGGGGGATGAAGACGAAGCCATCACAGTGAGTGACCTGCCAGAGGTGGCTGACCATCACCCAGACGTGACCTATCAGGTGGAGAATGAAAATCAGGCACCTTCAAGCACTATCACAGTCCCTGCTATCGTCACAGCAACCTAA